A stretch of Anas acuta chromosome 3, bAnaAcu1.1, whole genome shotgun sequence DNA encodes these proteins:
- the SAYSD1 gene encoding SAYSvFN domain-containing protein 1 translates to MAAAVEQRLARFRAARGTSSAAAPLPPRSEEPPGKAAAPEASEGPDRGGQPRPVPAATEPARPLLVLALKVLLWAVLLALFAELELGLPFFVVSLLYWMYVGTRGPGERRPGELSAYSVFNPGCTPIAGTLTAEQLERELHYRPAAGR, encoded by the exons ATGGCGGCTGCCGTGGAGCAGCGCCTCGCCCGCTTTCGGGCCGCCCGCGGCACCAGCTCtgccgccgcccccctcccgccGCGCTCCGAGGAGCCGCCGGGAAAGGCCGCGGCTCCGGAGGCCTCGGAGGGCCCGGATCGCGGCGGCCAG ccccgtcccgtcccagCGGCGACGGAGCCGGCGCGGCCGCTGCTGGTGCTGGCGCTGAAGGTGCTGCTGTGGGCCGTGCTGCTGGCGCTGTTCGccgagctggagctggggctgcccttcTTCGTCGTCTCCCTCCTCTACTGGATGTACGTCGGCACCCGCGGCCCCGGCGAGCGGCGGCCGGGCGAGCTGAGCGCCTACTCCGTGTTCAACCCCGGCTGCACCCCCATCGCCGGGACGCTGACGGCCGAGCAGCTGGAGCGGGAGCTGCACTACCGGCCGGCCGCCGGGAGGTAG